One Candidatus Eremiobacterota bacterium DNA window includes the following coding sequences:
- a CDS encoding response regulator, producing MKRKNTRMLTVVIRRSLQLIIPMASAVILFGLTIFFLIIPSFESSLMEGKRLLIKELSQSVWSVLEHYDEKARKGEITVDEAKALAIDQIKSLRYGAEMKDYFWINDLGPHMIMHPYRADLNGTDISTFADPHGKHLFVEAVRVARESGSGYIDYMWQWKDDPGKIVPKISYVRYFKPWGWVIGTGIYIEDVKSDIAKVSGRLVSVSAAILLVVVLLSAYVVMQGMRSERERRYAEQSLREREGYLRTLFEAAKNISFVTLGIEGPEPLITGYSPGAASVLGYTEDEVMHKPASLFHRKNGACVFQDSVKAVKETGKSVTAECRLVRKTGGEFYALTSLHPLFDEDNTMRALLEVSMDITERRRMEEELRRLNEDLEERVAARTEELRRSMAELERTTGEAHEAKAAAEAANKTKSRFLASMSHELRTPLNAILGYSEMLTEEAEDEGNDSAASDLKKIHAAGKHLLALINDVLDLSKIEAGKMDIYIETFDIRAMIADVVSTIEPLVSKNRNRLEVLCPEEAGSMRSDLTKVRQGLFNLLSNACKFTKEGTVTLEVKRERRDDREFVTFQVRDTGIGITEEQIGRLFEAFTQADSSTSRQYGGTGLGLAITRQFSRLMGGDVTVESEYGKGSRFTIILPALIEKKEKMPEAPVEVRVAGEGEPVILVIDDDATSREIIIRHLSRDGYQAQVATGGKEGLLKARELKPSLILLDVMMPEMDGWAVLSALKADLELRDIPVIMHTILNQQEMAFSLGVSDYLSKPVDRDRLSLMAAKYLKDKEKPSILVVDDDPEARSILVQSLARQGYSALQAENGRKALESLRDRRADMVFLDLMMPEMDGFEFLEELKKNEAWCAIPVVVVTAMDLGPEERERLKASTVKVFQKGTLTLDELMAAVKEQSGHFREAVPGLSGQ from the coding sequence TTGAAGCGTAAAAATACCCGCATGCTTACCGTGGTAATAAGGAGGAGCCTCCAGCTCATCATCCCCATGGCTTCCGCCGTCATTCTCTTTGGCCTCACGATCTTCTTTCTCATCATTCCCTCGTTTGAAAGCAGCCTGATGGAGGGGAAGCGCCTTCTCATCAAGGAGCTTTCCCAGTCGGTATGGAGTGTCCTCGAGCACTATGATGAAAAGGCCCGGAAAGGCGAGATCACCGTCGATGAGGCGAAAGCCCTTGCCATTGACCAGATAAAGAGCCTCCGTTACGGCGCCGAGATGAAGGATTACTTCTGGATTAACGATCTTGGGCCTCACATGATAATGCACCCTTACCGTGCGGACCTCAACGGGACCGACATCTCCACCTTCGCCGATCCCCACGGGAAGCATCTCTTTGTCGAGGCCGTCAGGGTGGCCAGGGAATCGGGGAGCGGCTATATCGACTATATGTGGCAGTGGAAGGATGATCCCGGCAAGATCGTGCCCAAGATCTCCTACGTGAGATATTTCAAGCCCTGGGGCTGGGTCATCGGGACAGGGATTTACATTGAAGACGTGAAATCCGATATCGCAAAGGTGTCGGGCCGCCTTGTCAGTGTGAGCGCCGCCATCCTGCTGGTCGTCGTCCTCCTCTCGGCATATGTGGTAATGCAGGGCATGCGCTCGGAGAGAGAGAGGAGATACGCAGAGCAGTCCCTGAGAGAGCGCGAGGGATATCTGCGCACCCTCTTTGAAGCAGCGAAGAACATCTCCTTCGTGACGCTGGGCATCGAAGGCCCCGAGCCCCTCATCACGGGCTACAGCCCCGGCGCCGCCTCCGTGCTCGGCTATACGGAGGACGAGGTGATGCATAAGCCTGCATCGCTCTTTCACAGGAAGAACGGGGCCTGCGTTTTCCAGGACTCGGTGAAAGCCGTGAAGGAAACAGGCAAATCGGTCACTGCCGAGTGCCGGCTGGTGAGAAAGACCGGCGGTGAGTTTTACGCGCTCACGTCGCTCCACCCCCTTTTTGACGAGGACAACACTATGAGGGCTCTCCTCGAGGTGTCGATGGACATCACGGAGCGCCGGCGCATGGAGGAGGAGCTCCGCCGTCTCAATGAAGACCTTGAAGAGCGCGTTGCCGCCCGCACCGAGGAGCTGCGCCGCTCAATGGCCGAGCTGGAGAGGACCACCGGGGAGGCCCATGAGGCAAAGGCCGCTGCCGAGGCGGCAAACAAGACAAAGAGCCGCTTCCTCGCCAGCATGAGCCATGAGCTCAGGACTCCCCTCAATGCCATTCTCGGCTACAGCGAGATGCTGACGGAAGAAGCTGAGGACGAGGGGAACGACTCTGCCGCCTCTGATCTCAAGAAGATCCATGCCGCGGGAAAGCACCTGCTGGCACTCATCAATGACGTGCTGGACCTCTCCAAGATTGAGGCGGGAAAGATGGACATCTACATCGAGACCTTCGACATCAGGGCGATGATCGCTGACGTGGTGAGCACCATTGAGCCCCTCGTGAGCAAGAACCGGAACCGCCTCGAGGTGCTGTGCCCTGAAGAGGCGGGCTCCATGAGGAGCGACCTCACCAAGGTGCGCCAGGGTCTCTTCAACCTTCTCTCCAACGCCTGCAAGTTCACGAAAGAGGGGACCGTGACGCTGGAAGTGAAAAGAGAGCGCCGTGACGACAGGGAATTTGTCACTTTCCAGGTGAGGGACACCGGTATCGGCATCACAGAGGAGCAGATAGGGCGCCTTTTCGAGGCTTTCACCCAGGCGGACAGCTCCACGTCGAGGCAGTACGGGGGCACGGGTCTGGGCCTCGCCATCACGCGCCAGTTTTCGAGATTGATGGGGGGCGACGTGACTGTGGAGAGTGAGTATGGAAAGGGCTCAAGATTCACCATTATCCTTCCCGCTCTTATCGAGAAGAAGGAGAAAATGCCCGAGGCGCCTGTTGAGGTCAGGGTGGCAGGAGAAGGGGAGCCTGTTATCCTGGTGATAGATGATGACGCCACTTCCAGGGAGATCATTATCCGCCACCTCTCCAGGGATGGCTACCAGGCACAGGTGGCCACCGGCGGCAAGGAGGGGCTTCTCAAGGCCCGTGAGCTGAAACCATCCCTGATTCTTCTTGATGTGATGATGCCTGAAATGGACGGGTGGGCCGTCCTCTCAGCCCTCAAGGCAGATCTTGAGCTCCGTGACATCCCGGTCATCATGCACACGATCCTGAACCAGCAGGAGATGGCCTTTTCCCTCGGGGTGAGCGACTACCTCTCCAAGCCCGTGGACCGCGACCGTCTCTCCCTGATGGCAGCCAAATACCTCAAGGACAAAGAGAAGCCTTCGATCCTTGTGGTGGACGATGACCCCGAGGCGCGCTCCATCCTGGTCCAGAGCCTTGCCCGGCAGGGCTACTCAGCCCTTCAGGCGGAGAACGGGAGGAAAGCCCTTGAGTCCCTCAGGGACAGAAGAGCCGACATGGTGTTCCTGGACCTGATGATGCCCGAAATGGACGGCTTCGAGTTCCTCGAGGAGCTGAAGAAAAATGAGGCCTGGTGCGCCATCCCCGTGGTGGTCGTCACGGCCATGGACCTGGGCCCCGAGGAGCGCGAGCGCCTCAAAGCCTCGACGGTAAAAGTCTTCCAGAAAGGGACCCTCACGCTCGACGAGCTGATGGCTGCAGTGAAGGAGCAGTCCGGGCATTTCCGGGAGGCGGTCCCCGGCCTCAGCGGTCAATAA
- a CDS encoding cation acetate symporter: MSSLPLGAAIIVLAATIIIGLLSARRAKTLSDYWVAGRSVGVFTNASAISSNYLSAASFLGVSAFIWANGFDGVWYATGFAAGYILLLLFIASPLRRFGQYTIPDFCAGRFNSVRLRRIGIFWTVVISTVYIIAQMVGVGTLMESVTGLPWALGVLLLGGVITLYVAFGGMTGVTLTQMIQFWIMLVAMVIPLSVMLARHPYPDLLMRAYQNRAAPAVSAEKAAFTTYEGKPVFSEKEKKKFPDGRAWLEPFKKFSLFSSVSLLIALVCGTAGLPHILARFYTNPNAAKARWSTVWVLVFIGVFYITTPLWGAYARMVLGPEAVLQNSAGDPNPNSLMLVTSREAGKWAVALIAAGAIAALLSTVSGLLIALSSAFAHDFYGTILRPRATDTQKIFAAKLAVIVCGALAIFIGIGFRDANVAWMVGLAFAVAASTFFPLLTCGIWWRRMTEAGAYAGILVGGTISAVVVVGKLAGLWAFEQPALISVPAAFAAIFLVSRATWAGTDQKTREELEQAFHRLHNPKGDCAHGV; encoded by the coding sequence ATGAGTAGCCTTCCTCTTGGAGCGGCAATTATCGTGCTGGCGGCAACGATAATCATCGGGCTTCTGTCGGCGCGCCGGGCTAAAACTCTCAGTGATTACTGGGTAGCGGGACGCAGCGTGGGTGTCTTCACCAATGCCTCGGCAATCTCAAGCAATTACCTGAGCGCCGCGTCCTTTCTCGGGGTAAGCGCTTTTATCTGGGCCAACGGCTTTGACGGCGTATGGTATGCCACAGGCTTCGCGGCTGGCTACATCCTGCTCCTTCTCTTCATCGCGAGCCCCCTGAGGAGGTTCGGCCAGTACACCATCCCTGACTTCTGCGCCGGGCGCTTCAATTCCGTGAGGCTCAGGCGCATCGGCATCTTCTGGACCGTCGTGATATCCACGGTCTATATCATCGCCCAGATGGTGGGCGTCGGGACCCTCATGGAGTCGGTCACGGGCCTGCCATGGGCCCTCGGTGTCTTGCTCCTCGGCGGCGTCATCACCCTCTATGTGGCCTTCGGCGGCATGACCGGGGTAACCCTTACGCAGATGATCCAGTTCTGGATCATGCTTGTTGCGATGGTGATTCCCCTTTCGGTGATGCTCGCCCGCCACCCTTACCCCGATCTTCTGATGCGCGCGTACCAGAACAGGGCGGCCCCGGCGGTCTCTGCCGAGAAGGCCGCCTTCACCACCTACGAGGGAAAGCCCGTCTTCTCGGAGAAGGAGAAAAAGAAGTTTCCCGACGGGAGGGCATGGCTTGAGCCTTTCAAGAAGTTCAGCCTCTTCTCCAGCGTATCGCTGCTGATAGCGCTGGTCTGCGGGACAGCGGGGCTCCCCCATATCCTGGCCCGCTTCTATACCAACCCGAACGCCGCCAAGGCGAGGTGGTCCACCGTCTGGGTGCTGGTCTTCATCGGTGTCTTCTATATCACCACTCCCCTCTGGGGCGCCTACGCGCGGATGGTGCTGGGCCCGGAGGCGGTACTGCAGAACAGCGCCGGAGACCCCAATCCCAACTCACTGATGCTCGTCACCAGCAGGGAGGCCGGCAAATGGGCCGTGGCTCTTATCGCGGCGGGCGCCATAGCGGCACTGCTCTCAACGGTGTCAGGGCTTCTCATCGCGCTGAGCTCCGCTTTCGCCCATGACTTCTACGGCACAATCCTCCGTCCCCGGGCCACCGATACCCAGAAGATATTCGCCGCCAAGCTGGCCGTGATAGTCTGCGGCGCCCTCGCCATATTCATCGGCATAGGCTTCCGCGACGCCAATGTGGCGTGGATGGTGGGCCTCGCATTCGCGGTGGCCGCGAGCACCTTCTTCCCTCTCCTCACCTGCGGCATCTGGTGGCGCAGAATGACCGAGGCGGGGGCATATGCCGGCATACTGGTGGGCGGCACCATATCGGCCGTGGTAGTGGTGGGCAAACTCGCGGGGCTCTGGGCCTTCGAGCAGCCCGCCCTGATAAGCGTCCCCGCAGCCTTTGCGGCAATCTTCCTGGTATCGAGGGCCACCTGGGCGGGGACCGATCAAAAGACGCGGGAGGAACTGGAGCAGGCTTTCCACCGCCTCCATAATCCAAAGGGAGATTGTGCCCATGGCGTATAG
- a CDS encoding DUF485 domain-containing protein: protein MTYEQMQKRQLRLSLMLAAVFLCSIFAIPFLNYALPEAMLTPVFGIPFVWLAVGILLHIEFWIIATVYTIASNRWESEVAGNE, encoded by the coding sequence ATGACCTATGAGCAGATGCAGAAACGGCAGCTGAGACTGAGCTTAATGCTGGCGGCAGTGTTTCTTTGCTCAATATTTGCCATACCGTTTTTAAACTATGCGCTGCCGGAAGCCATGCTCACGCCGGTCTTCGGAATACCCTTTGTATGGCTCGCGGTAGGGATTCTGCTCCATATTGAGTTCTGGATAATCGCCACCGTCTACACCATTGCATCAAACAGGTGGGAGTCGGAGGTGGCCGGCAATGAGTAG